In a genomic window of Ascaphus truei isolate aAscTru1 unplaced genomic scaffold, aAscTru1.hap1 HAP1_SCAFFOLD_1957, whole genome shotgun sequence:
- the NEURL3 gene encoding E3 ubiquitin-protein ligase NEURL3 isoform X1, producing MGLCNSSETGGKCPLFTEPLSFHPHVRGSNISLDSCLRRAERCRSFHHGLLFSDRPLRRKERLKLQVLQEEPRWHGGLRLGFTTVDPSNLETTILPPFACPDLVWNPGFWAVGIPEELCQQGALLSFWVDSKGQALCQAEGELRPRVLFSGVPRKTPLWAIVDVYGQTKAIQLLVPHTPGLWHNLREHRTCEAPRTLHPPLETPSACQCRPEEPSTLLCQPETHNFRLFLEDESTCVICRDRTIDSVLWPCGHCSYCQPCAQRVQRECARCSVCKQNILSIQNITDYKNASQLR from the exons ATGGGACTGTGCAATAGCTCTGAGACAGGGGGTAAGTGTCCTCTGTTCACAG AGCCCTTGAGCTTCCACCCCCATGTCAGAGGCTCCAACATATCTCTAGACAGCTGTCTGCGCCGGGCTGAGCGCTGCCGCAGCTTCCACCACGGACTGCTCTTCTCAGACCGTCCACTACGCCGCAAGGAGCGTCTGAAGCTGCAGGTGCTGCAGGAGGAGCCTCGCTGGCATGGGGGACTGCGGTTGGGCTTCACCACCGTGGACCCCAGCAACCTGGAAACCACCATCCTGCCACCCTTTGCCTGCCCCGACCTCGTCTGGAACCCCGGATTCTGGGCAGTGGGGATCCCCGAGGAACTGTGTCAGCAAGGGGCATTACTCTCCTTCTGGGTGGACAGCAAGGGCCAAGCGCTATGCCAGGCAGAGGGGGAGCTGCGGCCCAGGGTGCTTTTCTCAGGAGTTCCCAGGAAGACCCCGCTTTGGGCCATAGTGGATGTGTATGGCCAGACCAAGGCCATCCAGCTTCTAG TTCCCCACACTCCAGGCCTCTGGCACAACCTACGAGAGCACCGGACATGTGAGGCACCCAGAACATTGCATCCACCTTTGGAGACCCCCAGTGCTTGTCAGTGTCGCCCAGAGGAACCCAGCACCTTGCTTTGCCAGCCAGAGACCCATAACTTCCGCCTGTTCCTGGAAGATGAGTCCACCTGCGTGATTTGCAGGGACAGGACAATTGACTCCGTGCTGTGGCCCTGTGGGCACTGCTCCTACTGCCAGCCCTGTGCTCAGAGGGTGCAGAGAGAGTGTGCCAGGTGCTCCGTGTGCAAGCAGAACATCCTGAGCATTCAGAACATCACAGATTATAAAAATGCTTCACAACTGCGATGA
- the NEURL3 gene encoding E3 ubiquitin-protein ligase NEURL3 isoform X2, whose amino-acid sequence MGLCNSSETGEPLSFHPHVRGSNISLDSCLRRAERCRSFHHGLLFSDRPLRRKERLKLQVLQEEPRWHGGLRLGFTTVDPSNLETTILPPFACPDLVWNPGFWAVGIPEELCQQGALLSFWVDSKGQALCQAEGELRPRVLFSGVPRKTPLWAIVDVYGQTKAIQLLVPHTPGLWHNLREHRTCEAPRTLHPPLETPSACQCRPEEPSTLLCQPETHNFRLFLEDESTCVICRDRTIDSVLWPCGHCSYCQPCAQRVQRECARCSVCKQNILSIQNITDYKNASQLR is encoded by the exons ATGGGACTGTGCAATAGCTCTGAGACAGGGG AGCCCTTGAGCTTCCACCCCCATGTCAGAGGCTCCAACATATCTCTAGACAGCTGTCTGCGCCGGGCTGAGCGCTGCCGCAGCTTCCACCACGGACTGCTCTTCTCAGACCGTCCACTACGCCGCAAGGAGCGTCTGAAGCTGCAGGTGCTGCAGGAGGAGCCTCGCTGGCATGGGGGACTGCGGTTGGGCTTCACCACCGTGGACCCCAGCAACCTGGAAACCACCATCCTGCCACCCTTTGCCTGCCCCGACCTCGTCTGGAACCCCGGATTCTGGGCAGTGGGGATCCCCGAGGAACTGTGTCAGCAAGGGGCATTACTCTCCTTCTGGGTGGACAGCAAGGGCCAAGCGCTATGCCAGGCAGAGGGGGAGCTGCGGCCCAGGGTGCTTTTCTCAGGAGTTCCCAGGAAGACCCCGCTTTGGGCCATAGTGGATGTGTATGGCCAGACCAAGGCCATCCAGCTTCTAG TTCCCCACACTCCAGGCCTCTGGCACAACCTACGAGAGCACCGGACATGTGAGGCACCCAGAACATTGCATCCACCTTTGGAGACCCCCAGTGCTTGTCAGTGTCGCCCAGAGGAACCCAGCACCTTGCTTTGCCAGCCAGAGACCCATAACTTCCGCCTGTTCCTGGAAGATGAGTCCACCTGCGTGATTTGCAGGGACAGGACAATTGACTCCGTGCTGTGGCCCTGTGGGCACTGCTCCTACTGCCAGCCCTGTGCTCAGAGGGTGCAGAGAGAGTGTGCCAGGTGCTCCGTGTGCAAGCAGAACATCCTGAGCATTCAGAACATCACAGATTATAAAAATGCTTCACAACTGCGATGA